From a single Ascaphus truei isolate aAscTru1 chromosome 2, aAscTru1.hap1, whole genome shotgun sequence genomic region:
- the NDUFB9 gene encoding NADH dehydrogenase [ubiquinone] 1 beta subcomplex subunit 9, translated as MAAYLSHQQKVLRLYKKSLRHLESWCIFRDRYRYFACLLRARFDDHKDERDMVTATKLLKAGEEEFWAGQHTQPYIFPDSPGGTSYERYNCYKVPEWCLNHWHPSEKAMYPDYFSKREQWKQLRAESWDQEVKQLQAETPEGGPLTEALPPARREGDLPPLWWQYVTRPRERPM; from the exons ATGGCGGCGTACCTGAGCCACCAGCAGAAGGTGCTACGGCTGTACAAGAAGTCCCTGCGTCACCTGGAGTCCTGGTGCATCTTCAG GGATAGGTACCGTTACTTTGCTTGCCTCCTGAGAGCACGTTTCGATGATCACAAGGACGAGAGGGACATGGTCACAGCCACCAAACTGTTGAAGGCTGGTGAGGAAGAATTCTGGGCCGGTCAGCACACCCAGCCCTACATTTTCCCAGACTCGCCTGGAGGAACCTCCTATGAGCGATATAACTGCTACAAG gTTCCAGAGTGGTGCTTGAATCACTGGCATCCCTCTGAGAAGGCCATGTACCCAGACTACTTCTCCAAGAGAGAGCAATGGAAGCAGCTGCGTGCAGAGAGCTGGGATCAGGAG GTGAAACAGCTACAGGCAGAGACGCCAGAGGGTGGTCCACTGACCGAAGCTTTGCCACCAGCACGGAGGGAGGGCGACCTTCCGCCTCTGTGGTGGCAGTATGTAACAAGGCCACGTGAGCGTCCCATGTAA